In one Melaminivora jejuensis genomic region, the following are encoded:
- a CDS encoding AMP-dependent synthetase/ligase, which translates to MTQLPELTLPQMLRQRAQHDADRVAIRQKDFGIWKPFTWGDYYRRASHFGQGLLELGLPAGGHVGVIAENRIEWVIAQMGAGLVGGITVGVYPTSPTPEVAYVVGHADIDIMVCEDQEQTDKVLEALDQLPRLKKIIVMETKGLRSFAPEQRALIVPFAEVEKMGQAVHSQARIDELLARQKLDDIGLMIYTSGSTGAPKGAMISWRNMRGVVPGIAERLHLSSGASHLSYLPLCHVAEQMLTTFVPLYLGATVNFGESIRTVQEDLREVAPSMFLGVPRIWEKLHSSITIKMQETGRLRRALYERALAACAPLADKPRQEWSLAERASYGAHYWLILRALQNFIGLRRARVALTGAAPIAPEVVRFFRTLGVPLIEVYGLTESSGMVTGHHLSHVTPGTVGPVTEGVRYRLAPDTGEFQIQGEMVFAGYYKNPEATAQTIQDGWLHTGDVVREEAGGQLKIVDRLKDIMITAGGKNLTPTEIEGAMKASPFIKECIVIADGRKFVSALVQIDLETVGKWAEARRIAFTHFRSLVETPEVRELIEGEIAAGNARLAQVAHIRKFHLLTKELDHDDGEVTATMKVRRSSIYKTYAREIEALYA; encoded by the coding sequence GTGACCCAACTCCCCGAACTCACCCTGCCGCAAATGCTGCGCCAGCGCGCGCAGCACGATGCCGACCGCGTCGCCATCCGGCAAAAGGACTTCGGCATCTGGAAGCCTTTTACCTGGGGCGACTACTACCGCCGCGCCAGCCACTTCGGCCAGGGCCTGCTCGAACTCGGCCTGCCCGCCGGCGGCCATGTCGGCGTGATTGCCGAAAACCGCATCGAGTGGGTCATCGCGCAAATGGGCGCGGGCCTGGTCGGCGGCATCACCGTGGGCGTGTATCCGACCAGCCCCACGCCGGAAGTCGCCTACGTGGTCGGCCACGCCGACATCGACATCATGGTCTGCGAAGACCAGGAGCAGACCGACAAGGTGCTCGAAGCGCTGGATCAGCTGCCGCGCCTGAAGAAAATCATCGTCATGGAGACCAAGGGCCTGCGCAGCTTTGCGCCCGAGCAGCGCGCCCTGATCGTGCCCTTTGCCGAAGTGGAAAAAATGGGCCAGGCCGTACACAGCCAGGCGCGCATCGACGAGCTGCTGGCGCGGCAAAAGTTGGATGACATCGGCCTGATGATCTACACCTCCGGCTCCACCGGCGCGCCCAAGGGCGCGATGATCTCGTGGCGCAACATGCGCGGCGTGGTGCCGGGCATTGCCGAGCGGCTGCACCTGTCCAGCGGCGCCTCGCATCTGTCGTACCTGCCGCTGTGCCACGTGGCCGAGCAGATGCTGACCACCTTCGTGCCGCTCTACTTGGGCGCCACCGTCAACTTCGGCGAGTCCATCCGCACCGTGCAGGAAGACTTGCGCGAAGTCGCGCCCAGCATGTTCCTGGGCGTGCCGCGCATCTGGGAAAAACTCCACTCCTCCATCACCATCAAGATGCAGGAAACCGGACGCCTGCGCCGCGCGCTGTACGAGCGCGCCCTGGCCGCCTGCGCCCCGCTGGCCGACAAGCCGCGCCAAGAGTGGAGCCTGGCCGAGCGCGCCAGCTACGGCGCGCACTACTGGCTGATACTGCGCGCGCTGCAAAACTTCATCGGCCTGCGCCGCGCGCGCGTGGCGCTCACGGGCGCGGCGCCGATCGCGCCCGAGGTGGTGCGCTTTTTCCGCACGCTGGGCGTGCCCCTGATCGAGGTCTATGGCCTGACCGAGTCCAGCGGCATGGTCACCGGCCACCACTTGTCGCACGTCACCCCCGGCACCGTCGGCCCGGTGACCGAGGGCGTGCGCTACCGGCTGGCGCCCGACACGGGCGAATTCCAGATTCAGGGCGAGATGGTCTTTGCCGGCTACTACAAGAACCCCGAGGCCACGGCGCAAACCATCCAGGACGGCTGGCTGCACACCGGCGACGTGGTGCGCGAGGAGGCCGGCGGCCAGCTCAAGATCGTCGATCGCCTCAAGGACATCATGATCACCGCCGGCGGCAAGAACCTGACGCCCACCGAGATCGAGGGCGCCATGAAGGCCAGCCCCTTCATCAAGGAATGCATCGTCATTGCCGACGGGCGCAAGTTCGTCTCGGCTCTGGTGCAGATCGACCTGGAGACCGTGGGCAAGTGGGCCGAGGCGCGGCGCATCGCCTTCACGCATTTCCGCTCCCTGGTCGAGACGCCCGAGGTGCGCGAGCTGATCGAGGGCGAGATCGCCGCCGGCAATGCGCGCCTGGCGCAGGTGGCGCACATCCGCAAGTTCCACCTACTCACCAAGGAGCTGGATCACGACGACGGCGAAGTCACCGCCACCATGAAGGTGCGCCGCTCCAGCATCTACAAGACCTATGCCCGGGAGATCGAGGCGCTTTATGCATGA
- a CDS encoding enoyl-CoA hydratase/isomerase family protein: protein MTAATAAAVAAAAPLLVERQGAIATLTFNRPEALNALDVATAQALLAALQGLARDGGVRAVLLRGAGRAFVAGGDLATLRADPVQGARALLEPLNAALLVLQQLDAPVIAQVHGAAAGAGLSLMLMCDFVLAAEGTKFNLAYINLGTSCDVGASWALPRLVGLRQALEIALLGETFAADDALRLGLVNRVLPAAELDTAARAFAERIASGPTVAYGHMRRLMRTSLDRDLAAQLAAEAQSFDACARTADLREGIEAFFAKRAPQFKGR from the coding sequence ATGACGGCGGCAACGGCAGCAGCAGTTGCCGCCGCCGCCCCACTGCTCGTCGAGCGCCAGGGCGCCATCGCCACCCTGACCTTCAACCGCCCCGAGGCCCTGAACGCGCTGGACGTGGCCACGGCCCAGGCGCTGCTGGCGGCGCTGCAAGGCCTGGCTCGGGACGGCGGCGTGCGCGCCGTGCTGCTCAGGGGCGCAGGGCGGGCCTTCGTCGCCGGCGGCGACCTGGCCACGTTGCGCGCCGACCCGGTGCAGGGTGCGCGCGCGCTGCTGGAGCCGCTGAACGCGGCGCTGCTGGTGCTGCAGCAGCTCGACGCCCCGGTCATCGCCCAGGTACACGGCGCGGCAGCCGGCGCCGGCCTGTCGCTGATGTTGATGTGCGACTTCGTGCTGGCCGCCGAAGGCACCAAGTTCAACCTGGCCTACATCAATCTGGGAACCAGCTGCGACGTCGGCGCCTCCTGGGCGCTGCCGCGCCTGGTGGGCCTGCGCCAGGCGCTGGAGATCGCCCTGCTGGGCGAGACCTTCGCCGCCGACGACGCGCTGCGCCTGGGCCTGGTCAACCGCGTGCTGCCCGCCGCCGAGCTGGACACCGCCGCGCGCGCCTTCGCCGAGCGCATCGCCAGCGGCCCCACCGTGGCCTATGGCCACATGCGCCGCCTGATGCGCACCAGCCTGGATCGCGACCTGGCCGCCCAGCTGGCCGCCGAGGCCCAGTCCTTCGACGCCTGCGCCCGCACGGCCGACCTGCGCGAGGGCATCGAGGCCTTTTTCGCCAAGCGGGCGCCGCAGTTCAAGGGCCGCTGA
- a CDS encoding crotonase/enoyl-CoA hydratase family protein, which produces MPRYTTLQIEADARNPRVARLLLNRPERLNAINDETPREIRQAVEWAQDNPDIHVIVVEGAGKGFCGGYDLAYTAEQKIEHPCQQEKYPWDPMEDYAFMKRNTEDFMSLWRCSKPTIAKVHGAAVAGGSDIALCCDLLVMATNARIGYMPTRVWGCPTTAMWAHRLGPLRAKQMMFTGDVISGAQAADWGLANYAVDEAELEAATMRLADRIAGVPRGHLAMHKLVVNQFMLNAGLEQGQMLATVFDGITRHNPEGLWFRRYAQAEGFKAAVQWRDSGRAIPEGDEARAEIARMEAATREAGG; this is translated from the coding sequence ATGCCGCGCTACACCACACTCCAGATCGAAGCAGACGCACGCAACCCGCGAGTGGCCAGACTGCTGCTCAACCGGCCCGAGCGGCTCAACGCCATCAACGATGAGACCCCGCGCGAGATCCGCCAAGCGGTGGAATGGGCGCAGGACAACCCGGACATCCACGTCATCGTGGTGGAAGGTGCGGGCAAGGGTTTTTGCGGCGGCTACGACTTGGCTTATACGGCCGAGCAGAAGATCGAGCACCCCTGCCAACAGGAAAAATATCCGTGGGACCCCATGGAGGACTACGCCTTCATGAAGCGCAATACGGAAGATTTCATGAGCCTGTGGCGCTGCAGCAAGCCGACCATCGCCAAGGTGCACGGCGCCGCCGTAGCCGGTGGCAGCGACATTGCGCTGTGCTGCGACCTGCTGGTGATGGCTACGAACGCGCGTATCGGCTACATGCCCACGCGGGTATGGGGTTGTCCCACCACGGCCATGTGGGCGCACCGCCTGGGCCCGCTGCGCGCCAAGCAGATGATGTTCACCGGCGACGTGATCAGCGGCGCCCAGGCCGCCGACTGGGGCCTGGCCAACTATGCGGTCGATGAGGCCGAGCTGGAAGCCGCCACCATGCGGCTGGCCGATCGCATCGCTGGCGTGCCGCGCGGCCATCTGGCCATGCACAAGCTGGTGGTGAACCAGTTCATGCTGAACGCGGGGCTGGAGCAGGGCCAGATGCTGGCCACGGTGTTCGACGGCATCACGCGGCACAACCCCGAAGGGCTGTGGTTCCGCCGCTATGCGCAGGCGGAAGGCTTCAAGGCGGCGGTGCAGTGGCGCGATTCGGGCCGCGCCATCCCCGAAGGGGACGAGGCGCGCGCCGAGATCGCACGCATGGAAGCGGCCACGCGCGAGGCTGGCGGCTGA
- a CDS encoding TetR/AcrR family transcriptional regulator, protein MSTKGMSTEAPNQREQQKLATRVRILSAAMGCLIDLGVARTTTLEVQRRAEVSRGALLHHFPTHADLMDALIETIVARNEQAVSKRLRRKSGAADPLERAIHILVDSMKEPSFLAEIELWVVARTDSELRATLVEAERRALHDRKRVLDDIFAPLRDAPAYELVVNTSLEFVRGLAVSGILRSNPQSTATLVQQWIWATRQLLPLDPAIP, encoded by the coding sequence ATGTCTACAAAGGGAATGTCCACCGAAGCCCCTAACCAGCGGGAGCAGCAAAAGCTGGCCACGCGCGTGCGCATCCTGTCGGCCGCCATGGGTTGCCTGATCGACCTGGGCGTGGCACGTACCACCACGCTGGAAGTACAACGGCGCGCCGAGGTCAGTCGCGGCGCGCTGCTGCACCACTTTCCCACGCATGCCGACCTGATGGATGCGCTGATCGAAACCATCGTGGCGCGCAATGAGCAGGCCGTATCAAAACGGCTGCGACGCAAGAGCGGGGCTGCCGATCCGTTAGAGCGCGCCATCCACATCCTGGTCGACAGCATGAAAGAGCCCTCCTTCCTCGCCGAGATCGAGCTATGGGTCGTCGCCCGCACCGATAGCGAGCTGCGCGCGACCCTGGTGGAGGCCGAGCGCCGCGCGCTGCACGACCGCAAGCGCGTGCTGGACGACATCTTCGCGCCCCTGCGGGACGCGCCGGCCTACGAGCTGGTGGTCAACACCAGCCTGGAGTTCGTGCGCGGCCTGGCCGTCTCGGGCATTTTGCGCAGCAACCCGCAGTCCACTGCCACGCTGGTGCAGCAGTGGATCTGGGCAACCAGGCAACTTCTGCCTCTTGATCCCGCCATTCCCTGA
- a CDS encoding AMP-binding protein, with the protein MALPPTPLQHSYWPADRSRPLLEKTEGQALREAAQQAPHVWALVEKLPAAWASLTAADSTQRRWTYADLYRDAVACAHWLLQRFEPGQRICVWAPNVPEWVVLQYGASLAGLVLVTANPALRSQELQYVLEKSRACALFHIDQFRGSDMAAMAGALARPGLAVVTFSGWLAQVRACPADAALAPVDPRGPAQIQYTSGTTGEPKGALLHHMGLVTNASYVAARAGQGQEVYICPMPLFHTAGSVMSVLGCVNTLSTLVLVAVFDPDLVLQAIQDERGTHIGAVPTMLLALLEQRKAKSYDISSLAQALSGGAPVPAALTERVRRELGCDLVTVYGQTELSPIVCQTSPKDSLQDKAQTAGQPLWNVEVRIADPDGAVLPIGQEGEIQARGYQTMLEYYGQPEATRQTLLADGWLRTGDLGVMDERGYCRVTGRLKDMVIRGGENIYPAQVETALMKHEAVADVAVFGIPDAHWGEQVAAAVRLRPDAPACSAEQLRQHCRQHIAPHKAPEHWFVCDAFPLTGSGKVQKFRLRELARQGDLQRL; encoded by the coding sequence ATGGCCCTTCCCCCAACGCCGCTACAGCACTCGTACTGGCCCGCCGACCGCTCGCGGCCCCTGCTCGAGAAAACCGAGGGCCAGGCCCTGCGCGAAGCAGCCCAGCAGGCACCGCACGTCTGGGCCTTGGTGGAAAAGCTGCCCGCCGCCTGGGCGTCCCTCACGGCGGCCGACAGCACGCAGCGCCGCTGGACCTATGCCGATCTGTACCGGGATGCCGTGGCCTGCGCGCACTGGCTGCTGCAGCGCTTCGAGCCTGGACAGCGCATCTGCGTGTGGGCACCCAACGTGCCGGAGTGGGTGGTGCTGCAGTACGGCGCCTCGCTGGCGGGACTGGTGCTGGTCACGGCCAACCCGGCTCTGCGCTCGCAGGAGTTGCAGTACGTGCTGGAGAAGTCACGCGCCTGCGCCCTGTTCCACATCGACCAGTTCCGAGGCTCCGACATGGCGGCCATGGCGGGTGCCCTGGCACGCCCCGGACTGGCCGTGGTGACATTTTCCGGCTGGCTCGCCCAGGTGCGGGCCTGCCCCGCCGACGCCGCGCTGGCGCCGGTGGATCCGCGTGGTCCGGCACAGATCCAGTACACCTCTGGCACCACTGGCGAGCCCAAGGGGGCGCTGCTGCACCACATGGGGCTGGTGACCAACGCCAGCTACGTGGCCGCGCGCGCCGGGCAGGGACAGGAGGTCTACATCTGCCCCATGCCGCTGTTCCACACCGCTGGCTCGGTGATGAGCGTGCTGGGCTGCGTGAACACGCTGTCCACCCTGGTGCTGGTGGCAGTGTTCGACCCCGACCTGGTGTTGCAGGCCATCCAGGACGAGCGCGGCACCCACATTGGCGCGGTGCCCACCATGCTGCTGGCCCTGCTGGAGCAGCGAAAAGCCAAGAGCTATGACATCTCCAGCTTGGCGCAGGCACTGTCCGGCGGCGCACCGGTTCCCGCAGCACTGACCGAACGGGTGCGCCGTGAGCTGGGCTGCGACCTGGTCACGGTTTACGGTCAGACAGAACTCAGCCCCATCGTCTGCCAGACCTCCCCTAAGGACAGCTTGCAGGACAAGGCCCAGACCGCCGGCCAGCCGCTGTGGAATGTGGAGGTGCGCATTGCCGACCCCGACGGCGCAGTGCTGCCCATCGGCCAAGAAGGAGAAATCCAGGCCCGCGGCTACCAGACCATGCTCGAATACTACGGCCAGCCCGAGGCGACCCGACAAACCCTGCTGGCAGACGGCTGGCTGCGCACTGGCGACCTGGGCGTCATGGACGAAAGAGGCTACTGCCGTGTCACCGGCCGGCTCAAGGACATGGTCATCCGCGGCGGAGAGAACATCTATCCGGCCCAGGTGGAGACAGCGCTCATGAAGCACGAGGCCGTGGCCGACGTGGCGGTCTTCGGCATCCCCGATGCGCATTGGGGCGAACAGGTGGCCGCGGCCGTGCGACTGCGCCCGGACGCCCCGGCCTGCAGCGCCGAACAGCTGCGCCAACACTGCCGCCAGCACATCGCGCCGCACAAGGCGCCGGAGCACTGGTTCGTCTGCGACGCCTTTCCACTGACCGGCTCCGGCAAGGTACAGAAATTCCGTCTGAGGGAACTGGCGCGCCAGGGCGACCTGCAGCGCCTTTGA
- a CDS encoding DUF3297 family protein, with product MSTPTSDALLPLPDRLSIDPRSPHHAAAVFAQPVEIGIRFNGKERFDVQEYCVSEGWIKVPAGKTLDRRGQPLLITLKGSVEAFYK from the coding sequence ATGAGCACACCCACGTCCGACGCCCTGCTGCCCCTGCCCGACCGCCTGTCGATCGATCCGCGCAGCCCGCACCACGCCGCCGCTGTCTTTGCCCAGCCGGTGGAGATCGGCATCCGTTTCAACGGCAAGGAGCGCTTCGACGTGCAGGAGTACTGCGTGAGCGAGGGCTGGATCAAGGTGCCCGCGGGCAAGACGCTAGACCGGCGCGGGCAACCGCTCTTGATTACGCTGAAAGGCAGCGTGGAGGCGTTCTATAAATGA
- a CDS encoding nucleoside recognition domain-containing protein, which translates to MAMNWVWVGLLAVGIATAAVRAALGEADIFGALLKALFDGARSGFEISLGLAGIMALWLGLMRVGEAAGMVQWLARLASPLLVRLFPGVPAGHPAQGAMTMNVSANLLGLDNAATPMGLAAMRELQTLNRESEGTASDAQIMFVVMNTAGLTLIPTSVIAMRQSVAVQQGLGAGFNAADIFLPTLLATAISLLSAVLAVAWLQRLPLLRPRALLVLAAIAALLAGVLALLARMPAEQAARITGSVGAAAILAVVLMFVLAGAWRRINVYDAFVEGAKDGFGVAVQIIPYLVAILAAIGVFRAAGCMDAILAVVGRGVAALGLDTGFLPALPVGLMKVLSGSGARALMVDVMQAHGVDSFPARLAAIIQGSTETTFYVLAVYFGSVGVKNTRHALACALLADAVGVLAAIGVGYALLR; encoded by the coding sequence ATGGCCATGAACTGGGTCTGGGTCGGCCTGCTGGCCGTCGGCATCGCCACCGCTGCGGTGCGCGCCGCGCTGGGCGAGGCGGACATCTTCGGCGCGCTCCTGAAAGCGCTGTTCGACGGTGCGCGCTCGGGCTTCGAGATCTCGCTGGGCCTGGCCGGCATCATGGCGCTGTGGCTGGGCCTGATGCGCGTGGGCGAGGCCGCCGGCATGGTGCAGTGGCTGGCGCGCTTGGCCTCGCCGCTATTGGTGCGCCTCTTTCCCGGCGTGCCGGCGGGGCATCCGGCGCAGGGCGCGATGACCATGAACGTCTCGGCCAACCTGCTGGGCCTGGACAACGCCGCCACCCCCATGGGCCTGGCGGCCATGCGCGAGCTGCAGACGCTCAACCGCGAGAGCGAGGGCACGGCCAGCGACGCGCAGATCATGTTCGTCGTCATGAACACCGCCGGGCTGACGCTGATCCCGACCTCGGTGATCGCCATGCGCCAGAGCGTGGCCGTGCAGCAGGGCCTGGGCGCGGGCTTCAACGCGGCGGACATCTTCCTGCCGACCCTGCTGGCCACGGCGATCTCGCTGCTGTCGGCAGTGCTGGCCGTGGCCTGGCTGCAGCGCCTGCCGCTGCTGCGCCCGCGCGCGTTGCTGGTGCTCGCTGCCATCGCCGCGCTGCTGGCTGGCGTGCTGGCGCTGTTGGCCCGGATGCCGGCCGAGCAGGCCGCGCGCATCACCGGCAGCGTGGGCGCGGCAGCCATCCTGGCGGTGGTGCTCATGTTCGTGCTGGCTGGCGCCTGGCGGCGCATCAACGTCTATGACGCCTTCGTCGAAGGCGCCAAGGACGGCTTTGGCGTGGCGGTGCAGATCATTCCCTATCTGGTGGCCATCCTGGCGGCTATCGGGGTGTTCCGCGCCGCCGGCTGCATGGACGCCATCCTGGCCGTGGTCGGGCGCGGCGTGGCGGCGCTGGGGCTGGATACGGGCTTTTTGCCGGCGCTGCCGGTGGGGCTGATGAAGGTGCTGTCGGGCTCGGGCGCGCGGGCGCTGATGGTCGATGTCATGCAGGCGCATGGCGTGGACTCCTTCCCGGCGCGGCTGGCGGCCATCATCCAGGGCTCGACCGAGACCACTTTTTACGTGCTGGCCGTGTACTTCGGCAGCGTCGGCGTGAAGAACACCCGCCACGCCCTGGCCTGCGCCCTACTGGCCGATGCCGTGGGCGTGCTGGCAGCCATCGGCGTGGGCTACGCGCTGCTGCGCTGA
- a CDS encoding recombination-associated protein RdgC, with the protein MFKNLIAYRIAPGWQPDLTALEDALAKTPFTTCGATQERSAGWVPPRGEAHGPLAESVAGQWMLRWHSEAKVLPASVLARKVQEKAERIEQETGRKPGKKESRELKDEARLDLLPLAFTKQGGAWVWIDREARTLVVDAASQSRADEISSALVEALPGLALALIDTQISPQAAMAQWLREHEAPAGFAIERECELKSAAEDKAVVRYARHPLDIDEVRAHIDAGKLPTRLALSWDDRVSFVLTEGLQLKKVALLDAVLDGQDEDGGFDADVAIATGELSRLLAELVQALGGEGRSAAMPARAGAAASAGQPGAAVPDAAHAADVADVADDDAPF; encoded by the coding sequence GTGTTCAAGAATCTCATCGCCTATCGCATCGCCCCAGGCTGGCAGCCCGATCTGACGGCCCTGGAAGACGCCCTGGCGAAAACCCCCTTCACCACCTGCGGCGCCACCCAGGAGCGCAGCGCCGGCTGGGTGCCGCCGCGCGGCGAGGCGCATGGCCCGCTGGCCGAGAGCGTGGCCGGCCAGTGGATGCTGCGCTGGCATAGCGAGGCCAAGGTGCTGCCGGCCAGCGTGCTGGCGCGCAAGGTGCAGGAAAAGGCCGAGCGCATCGAGCAGGAAACCGGCAGAAAGCCCGGCAAGAAAGAGTCGCGCGAACTCAAGGACGAGGCCAGGCTGGACTTGTTGCCGCTGGCCTTCACCAAACAGGGTGGCGCCTGGGTCTGGATCGACCGCGAGGCGCGCACCCTGGTGGTCGATGCCGCCAGCCAGAGCCGCGCCGACGAGATCAGCAGCGCCCTGGTCGAAGCCTTGCCCGGCCTGGCGCTGGCGCTGATCGACACGCAGATCAGCCCACAGGCCGCCATGGCGCAGTGGCTGCGCGAGCACGAGGCGCCCGCCGGCTTTGCCATCGAGCGCGAGTGCGAGCTCAAGAGCGCGGCCGAGGACAAGGCCGTGGTGCGCTACGCCCGCCACCCGCTGGACATCGACGAGGTGCGCGCGCACATCGACGCCGGCAAGCTGCCCACGCGCCTGGCATTGAGCTGGGACGACCGGGTGTCCTTCGTGCTGACCGAAGGGCTGCAGCTCAAGAAGGTGGCGCTGCTGGATGCGGTGCTCGACGGCCAGGACGAGGACGGCGGCTTCGACGCCGACGTGGCCATCGCCACCGGCGAGTTGTCCCGCCTGCTGGCCGAGCTGGTGCAGGCCCTGGGCGGCGAGGGGCGCAGCGCCGCCATGCCGGCGCGGGCCGGCGCGGCGGCATCCGCTGGGCAGCCAGGCGCCGCAGTGCCCGATGCGGCCCATGCAGCCGACGTGGCCGACGTGGCCGACGACGATGCGCCGTTCTGA
- a CDS encoding Spy/CpxP family protein refolding chaperone — protein sequence MNRNHTTRSARSTLIAGACAALLALAGATAAVAQQPDNSLAAALANATASARHDAGNAHAGHAEHAQWRNMTPEQRQQARQQRHERRTAALKQKLAITPEQENAWASFQQAMQPDAQAWAPGPRQDWKQLSTPERIDRMRELRVQRAAEQDRRGEAIKAFYAALQPEQQKTFDAEGARMMSRFGKGGHGMHAMHGQQHGKHHAGPGQAAQQ from the coding sequence ATGAACCGCAACCACACCACCCGTTCCGCCCGCTCCACCCTCATTGCCGGCGCCTGCGCCGCGCTGCTGGCGCTGGCCGGCGCTACCGCCGCCGTGGCGCAGCAGCCCGACAACTCGCTTGCCGCAGCCCTGGCCAACGCCACGGCCAGCGCGCGGCACGACGCAGGCAACGCCCACGCCGGGCACGCCGAGCACGCCCAGTGGCGCAACATGACGCCCGAGCAGCGCCAGCAGGCCCGCCAGCAGCGCCACGAGCGCCGCACCGCCGCGCTCAAGCAAAAACTGGCCATCACGCCCGAGCAGGAAAACGCCTGGGCCAGCTTCCAGCAGGCCATGCAGCCGGATGCACAGGCCTGGGCGCCCGGCCCGCGCCAGGACTGGAAGCAGCTCAGCACGCCCGAGCGCATCGACCGGATGCGCGAGCTGCGCGTCCAGCGCGCGGCCGAGCAGGATCGCCGGGGCGAGGCCATCAAGGCCTTCTACGCCGCGCTGCAGCCCGAGCAGCAAAAGACCTTCGATGCCGAGGGCGCACGCATGATGAGCCGCTTCGGCAAGGGCGGCCACGGTATGCACGCCATGCACGGCCAGCAGCACGGCAAGCACCACGCCGGCCCGGGCCAGGCTGCACAGCAGTAA
- a CDS encoding acyloxyacyl hydrolase: MADTPAIYVQAGRARGGTDALTLGATLPWQGFRRQLWGGELRGHWDFYVSRWSFDAAPGGSGHSTLLGITPVLRLTPDQGRSAFFVEAGIGATLADKRYQTPEREFSTRFNFASHLGAGLRLGARRQHELALRVQHVSNAGIKHPNPGNNFVQLRYALHF; encoded by the coding sequence ATGGCAGACACGCCGGCCATCTATGTCCAGGCCGGTCGCGCACGCGGCGGCACCGATGCGCTGACCCTGGGCGCCACGCTGCCCTGGCAGGGTTTTCGGCGCCAGTTGTGGGGCGGCGAGCTGCGCGGGCACTGGGATTTCTACGTCAGCCGCTGGTCGTTCGACGCCGCGCCCGGCGGCAGTGGCCACAGCACGCTGCTGGGCATCACGCCGGTGCTGCGCCTGACGCCCGACCAGGGCCGCTCGGCCTTTTTTGTCGAGGCCGGCATCGGCGCGACCCTGGCCGACAAGCGCTATCAGACGCCCGAGCGCGAATTCAGCACGCGCTTCAACTTCGCCTCGCACCTGGGCGCCGGCCTGCGCCTGGGGGCGCGCCGCCAGCACGAGCTGGCGCTGCGCGTGCAGCACGTCTCCAACGCCGGCATCAAGCACCCCAATCCAGGCAACAACTTCGTGCAGCTGCGCTATGCGCTGCACTTCTGA
- a CDS encoding SLC13 family permease has translation MTLQIALVLGIAAVAMYLFISERLRMDVVALLVLVSLTLLGLVTPAEALSGFSNEATITVAAMFILAAGIESTGALSAVGRLLGKSHSPTAFLLMLFGLMALIAPFVNNTAVVAVFIPIVMNASMSIGMAPTKALIPLSYVAQMAGVCTLIGTSTNLIVNSVAQDLGHRGFSMFEFLPLGLICFAAGCLYLLTLGRWLLPSQGQSDLPTVQESGHYVTELLVGEDSPALGQTLEQADIAQQHKVYVLQLWRGEQRLWWPKSEKLQPGDVLLVRGRWSNLDRLRQDLKLHYQAQARPRGRTPAPAPDAAAEAEQDKQLMVEVMVPPNSPCSGAASRWLTGACPATTPSWASSGAARSSASTWMACACAWATSCWC, from the coding sequence ATGACCTTGCAGATCGCCCTCGTGCTGGGCATCGCCGCCGTGGCGATGTACCTGTTCATCAGCGAGCGCCTGCGCATGGACGTGGTGGCGCTGCTGGTGCTGGTCAGCCTGACGCTGCTGGGCCTGGTGACGCCCGCCGAGGCGCTGAGCGGTTTCTCCAACGAGGCCACCATCACCGTGGCCGCCATGTTCATCCTGGCCGCCGGCATCGAGAGCACCGGCGCGCTGTCGGCCGTGGGACGGCTGCTGGGCAAGAGCCACTCGCCCACGGCCTTCTTGCTGATGCTGTTCGGCCTGATGGCGCTGATTGCGCCCTTCGTCAACAACACGGCGGTGGTGGCAGTGTTCATCCCCATCGTGATGAATGCCAGCATGAGCATCGGCATGGCGCCGACCAAGGCGCTGATTCCGCTGTCCTATGTCGCGCAGATGGCCGGCGTGTGTACGCTGATCGGCACCTCCACCAACCTGATCGTCAACTCGGTGGCCCAGGACTTGGGCCACCGGGGCTTTTCCATGTTCGAGTTCTTGCCGCTGGGGCTGATCTGCTTTGCGGCGGGCTGCCTGTACCTGCTGACGCTGGGGCGCTGGCTGCTGCCCAGCCAGGGCCAGTCCGACCTGCCGACAGTGCAGGAGTCGGGCCACTACGTGACCGAACTGCTGGTGGGCGAGGACTCGCCGGCGCTGGGCCAGACGCTGGAGCAGGCCGACATCGCCCAGCAGCACAAGGTCTATGTGCTGCAGTTGTGGCGCGGCGAACAGCGCCTGTGGTGGCCCAAGTCGGAAAAGCTCCAGCCCGGCGACGTGCTGCTGGTGCGCGGGCGCTGGTCGAACCTGGACAGGCTGCGCCAGGACTTGAAGCTGCACTACCAGGCCCAGGCGCGCCCGCGTGGCCGGACGCCGGCACCGGCGCCGGATGCGGCGGCTGAGGCCGAACAGGACAAGCAGCTCATGGTCGAGGTCATGGTGCCGCCCAACTCCCCCTGCTCGGGCGCAGCATCCAGGTGGTTGACCGGCGCCTGCCCCGCCACAACGCCATCCTGGGCATCCAGCGGCGCGGCCAGGTCATCCGCGAGCACCTGGATGGCGTGCGCCTGCGCGTGGGCGACATCCTGCTGGTGCTGA